Below is a genomic region from Streptomyces roseoviridis.
GTATGCGGCCTATGCCCCGACGTCGCCCCTCCGCGACCATCGTAAATTCGCCGTGGTCTACGCGCGTGGGGACACCGGCACACCGGAGATTCCACGGAGGCAAGCGCTGTCACCGCCGATCGTGCCGTCGCCGGAGCCGTCCGCGGCGTCGCCCGCCACCGGGTCCGGGCCACCGGACTCGGCCACCGCGCAGGTCAGGCGCCCGTACGCGCCGACCCCCAGGGCGGCGAAGTTCTCCAGGCTGCGCGTGCCCGGTTCGAAGTAGCCCGTGTGCCCCTCGGCCCCGGCCGCCGACAGCAGCCGCGCCCCGAACTCCGGCGCCACCGGGTCGGCTCCGTGCCCGACGCCGCCGAGGTCCATGTGGGGCACGTCCGCGATCCAGTCGTCGGCGTCGCGCATGGCCCAGATCCGGGCCGCGGTGCCGAGGTCGGCGGCCCGCTGGACCCGCATGCCGGGGCTGCCGGCCACCACCACGTCGGTGACCCGGGCGGGCAGCCGGGGCGCGGCGACCCCGCACAGCACGGAGCCGTAGCTGTGACAGAAGAGGGTGACCGGCGCGTCGCCGGGCAGGGCGGTGGTGAGGCCGACGAGGCGGACGGCGCCGCTCTCGGCGAGCCGTCCGATGGCGGCGTCGATGCCGACGCCGACGGGGGCGGTGTAGTCGGCCCAGGCGATGACGGCGGTACGGGTGCCGGGCGCGGCCCGCCGCTCGGCGGCGTACAGGGAGTCGGCCATGCCGACGGGCGCGGAGTAGCGGCGGGCGGTGCGCTGGAAGGTCAGGAGGTTGGTGTCGACCCCGGGCACGACCACCGACACCCGCCGGGCCCGCTCCAGGTCGCCGAGCACCTCCGCGGCCCGTCCCGTCCCCGTGGGGTCGAAGGCGAGGATCTGGCGGCCGGGGCGCAGCAGGGAGGCGAAGCGGTGGGCCAGGCGACGCGCCTGGAGGCGGCCGTCGGCGGTGAGCCGGGGATCGTCGACGCGCGCCCGCTCGACGGCGAGGGCGCGGGCCAGGGACACCCGGTTGGCGCGGTAGCGCAGGGTCACCGGAGCGCCGTTCAGGTTGCCGACCACGAGCGGGTGGGCGTCGGCGAGCCGGGCTCCCTGGGCAGGGCCTATGGCGGCGAAGAACGCGGCGATCGTACGGGCCGGGGCCGTCGGATCGGGCAGCGCGCGGTGGCCGATCCTGCCGTGCGCCCAGGCGGCCAGCGCCTGCTCCCGGATCTGCCCCGGCGTGCGCTGCTGCCGGATCGTGGTCCACCCGGTGGTCGCCAGGAGCACGAACACGACGGCGAGGGCGAGCAGCATCCGCCACGCGGACAGGGTGGGGGAGGAATCGAAGGAAGGCATCGGCCGTCACCCTAGGGGGCGCCGGGCCGGGCCCGCGCGGACGAGTGACGCGGATCACCCACGGGACGGGGCATGGTGACGCACCGTACGCGCGGTCGTACGCCTGGTCGTGCGGGAGGCCCTACGGCGGGGTGGTGGGGCGGTGGGGGTCCGCTCGCGCGTGCGCGGGGCCTCGCGCGAGCCCCCGGTCACGCCCTCCAGCGCTGCGCGAGGGCCGGGCCCAGGTGGTCCAGGTACTTCCCGGTGAGCTCCCGCATCGACTCCAGGGTCGGGTCCTCGCTCCGGCCCCACAGCTGCCCCGTCACCCGCATGACGCCGCTGAACGCGGCCACCGCGATCCGGGGGCGCGGGTCCTCGTCCACGTCGAGCCCCTCGCGCTCGGCGATCAGCCGGGCGATGGTCTCCTCCATCTCCGTGGAGCGGCGCAGGTGCACGGCGAGGAGCGCCGGCGTCGACTCGATGAGCTGGAAGGTGCGCAGGTACAGCTCGACGGGGACGACCTCGGCGATCGCCTCGCCGATGGTGTCCCAGGCGCTGAGGACGGCGTTGCGCATGGCGTCGAACGGGCCCTCCTCGGGCGGCCGTTCCCCGAGGGCGCGCACGAACCGCTCCTCCACCATCTGCTGGACGGCGAAGGCCACGTCCTCCTTGGTGGCGAAGTAGCGGAAGAAGGTGCGCTGGGAGACGTCGACGGAGTCGGCGATCTCGTCGACGGTGGTCCGTTCGAAGCCCTGCGTGGTGAACAGCTCCAGGGCGACCCGGATGAGCGCGTCACGGGTGCGCTGCTTCTTGCGCTCGCGCAGACCGGGGACAACGGTCACGTCGGCGGTCCTCTTTCCGGTCCTCTTTTGGCCACTTCGTCCGGCTCAGCGTACCTGTGAGCTACGTGACAGTTACCGGCGCGTGAATCGCTTTGTCAATTGTCAGTGGCTGACACTAGCCTCGTCGGTATGACTAGTCAGACCACCGTGGAAAAGGCCCCGCAGGGTCATGGGGGTGACCGGGAGCCCCTGGCGGGCCCGGCGAAGGGACTGCGTGGCCACCCCTGGCTGACCCTCTTCGCCGTCGCCGCAGGCGTCATGATGGTGGCGCTCGACGGCACGATCGTCGCCATCGCCAACCCCGCCATCCAGGCCGACCTCGGCGCCACCCTCGACCAGCTGCAGTGGATCACCAACGGCTACCTGCTCGCGCTCGCCGTCGCCCTCATCACCGCGGGCAAGCTGGGCGACCGCTTCGGCCACCGGCAGACCTTCCTCCTCGGCATCGCCGGCTTCGCCGCCGCGTCCGGCGCGATCGGCCTCTCGGACTCGATCGCGGCCGTCATCGTCTTCCGCGTCCTCCAGGGCCTCTTCGGCGCCCTGCTCATGCCGGCCGCGCTCGGACTGCTGCGCGCCACCTTCCCCGCCGAGAAGCTGAACATGGCCATCGGCATCTGGGGCATGGTCATCGGCGCCTCCACCGCCGGCGGCCCGATCCTCGGCGGCTTCCTCGTCGAGCACGTCAGCTGGCAGTCCGTCTTCTTCATCAACGTGCCGGTCGGCGTCCTCGCGCTCGTCCTCGGCCTGGTCATCCTCAAGGACCACCGCGCCGAGAACGCCCCGCGCTCCTTCGACGTCTTCGGCATCGTGCTGCTCTCCGCCGCGATGGGCCTGCTCGTGTGGAGCCTCATCCAGGCCGGCGCCGAGTGGGGCTGGGGCAGCGCCAGCACCTGGGGCTGCCTGATCGGCGCCTTCGTCCTCTTCGCGGTCTTCGCCGTCTGGGAGACCAAGGTCCAGGAACCGCTCATCCCGCTCGCCATGTTCCGCTCCGTGCCGCTCTCGGCCGGCGTGGTGCTGATGGTCCTGATGGCCTTCGCCTTCATGGGCGGCCTGTTCTTCGTGACCTTCTACCTCCAGGGCGTGAAGGGGCTCGGCCCGATCGACGCCGGTCTGCGCCTGCTGCCGCTGACCGCCATGATGATCGTCTCCTCGCCGCTGGCCGGCGCGCTCATCACCAAGTTCGGTCCGCGGGTCCCGCTGGTGGGCGGCATGGTCTGCACGGCCGTCGCCATGTTCGGCATGATCACCCTCGACGCGGACACCGGCACGCTCGCCATGTCCCTCTGGTTCGCCCTCCTCGGCCTCGGCCTCGCCCCGGTGATGGTCGGCGCCACCGAGGTCATCGTCGGCAACGCGCCGCTGGAGCTGTCCGGCGTCGCCGGCGGACTCCAGCAGGCCGCGATGCAGGTCGGCGGCGCGCTCGGTACGGCGGTGCTGGGCGCGGTCATGGCGTCGAAGGTGTCCGGCTCCTTCGCCGACAACTGGAAGGACGCCGGCATCCCCGTTCCCGCCGACCCGCGCCTGGAGCAGGCGGCCGAGTTCGGCATGGTGCCGCCGGAGCTGGCCAAGGCGCCGGGCATGACGCCCGACATGCTGTCGGCCATCGGCAAGGTCATCCACGAGACCTTCCTCCAGGGCATGGGCCTCGCCTTCACCGTCGCCGGTGCGGTCGCCGTCGTCGCGGCGCTCGTCGCCACGCTCACCAAGCGCGGTGCCAACGCCGAGGCGGGCGCCGGGGTCGGACACATCTGACGCCGTCGGGTGCCCCCTGCCGGGGGTCCCTCCCTCGGGGTTCCCTTAAGGGGCCGTCACCCGTTCGAAGGAACGGGGGCGGCCCCTCTTCCGTCCCGGGTGCGCCCTGCCCCATGCTCGTGACTACGCAGAGTTACGAAATGGGGGTTCACCTGCATGTACACCAAGACCTTCCTCGCCGCGGCGGCCGTCCTGACCGCCCTCGTCGCGGCCCCGGCCGCTTCCTCGGCCGCGCCGGGCACCGCACCCGCCGCGTCACCGTCTGCCGCCGTTCCCGCCGTCGCACCCGGCGCTGCCGCACCGGCCGCCACGACCCTCGGCGCCTGCGGGCCCGGGCAGCTGTGTCTGTGGCCCAAGGCGGACTTCAAGGGACGGGCGGTGACCCACGAGCTGGCCTCGGTCGACATCGAGAGCTGCACGGCCTTACCGGCCGGCATGAGCGCCCAGGCGCTCGCCAACCGCACCGGCCGGCCGGTCACCACCTACCAGTCCGCCGAGTGCGCGGAGACCGGCGAGTTCGAGACCTACCCCGGGCGCGGGACCTGGGTGCCCCAGACGCCCTACAAGGTCAGGGCGTTCAAGCTGTGGGAGCGGTAGGCGCGGGCAGCTCGGAGGCGGCCTGTGCCGACGGCGGGGGAGGCTCCGAGGCGGCCTGTGCCGGCGGCGGGGCCGAGAGGCGCGCGACCTCGGCCCGCAGCTCCCGCACCTCCAGGGCCAGCGCCTCCAGGAGCTCCGTCTGCCGGCGCTCGACCGCGTCGTCCCGCTCGAAGCGGGCGATGAACCAGGCCGCGATGTTCGCGGTCACCACACCGAGCAGCGCGATCCCGGACAGCATCAGTCCGACCGCGAGCACCCGGCCCAGACCCGTGGTCGGGGCGTGGTCGCCGTAGCCGACGGTGGTCATCGTGGTGAAGGACCACCACACGGCGTCACCGAGCGTCTTGATGTTGCCGTCCGGCGCGTCCCGCTCCACGTGGAGCACGGCCAGCGAGCCGAACATCATCAGTCCGACCACCGCGCCCGCCACGTACGTGGTGAGCGTGATCTGCGGGGCCATCCGGGCCCGCCGGCCCACCAGGAGGAGCGTCGAGACCACCCTGAGCAGCCGCAGCGGCTGCACCATCGGCAGCACCACCGCGAGCAGGTCCAGCGGATGGCTGCGCACGAAGGCCCACCGGGCCGGTGCGATCGCCAGCCGGACCAGATAGTCCAGGGCGAACACCGCCCACACCACCCACTCCACCCGGGCGCACAGCCGGTGCACCCACGGGTCGGCGCCCGGTGCCACGATCGGCACGGCGTAGGCGACGCCGAACGCCACCGCCAGCGCCAGCAGCGGCGTCCGGGTGCGCTCTTCCCAGTGTTCCTTCATGCCCGGCATCGTAGGGAACGCCGAAGGGCGGCGGGACCACGGTCCCACCGCCCCTCACCAGGTGGTATGTGCTAGGTCGACTCCGGCTGCGGCGCCGGAGACGGCGCTACGGCGTCACGCGTCGCCGCCCGCGATGCCCGGGTCGGCGGCCGCGACGTCGAGCAGCCGGTAGCGGTCCACGGCCTGCTTCAGGGCCGAGCGGTCCACCTTGCCGTCCCGGGCCAGCTCCGTGAGCACCGCGAGCACGATCGACTGGGCGTCGATGTGGAAGTAGCGCCGGGCCGCGCCGCGGGTGTCCGCGAAGCCGAAGCCGTCCGCGCCCAGCGAGGTGTAGCTGCCCGGCACCCAGCGGGAGATCTGGTCCGGCACCGCGCGCATCCAGTCGGAGACGGCCACGAACGGACCCTGGGCCCCCTGGAGCTTGCGCGTCACGTACGGGACGCGCTGCTCCTCGTCCGGGTGGAGCAGGTTGTGCTCCTCGACGGCCACGGCGTCGCGACGCAGCTCGTTCCAGGAGGTGGCGGACCAGACGTCGGCGCGGACGTTCCACTCCTCGGCGAGGATCCGCTGGGCCTCGACCGCCCACGGCACGGCGACGCCGGAGGCCATGATCTGCGCGGGGATCGCGCCGGCCTCGCCCGCCCTGTAGCGGTAGATGCCCTTGAGGATGCCGTCGGCGTCCACGTTCTCGGGCTCGGCCGGGTGCTGGATCGGCTCGTTGTAGACGGTCAGGTAGTAGAAGACGTCCTCGGCCTCGGGGCCGTACATGCGCCGCAGACCGTCCTGGACGATGTGGGCGATCTCGTAGCCGAAGGCGGGGTCGTAGGCGACGCACGCCGGGTTGGTCGAGGCCAGCAGGTGCGAGTGGCCGTCCGCGTGCTGGAGGCC
It encodes:
- a CDS encoding potassium channel family protein, with protein sequence MKEHWEERTRTPLLALAVAFGVAYAVPIVAPGADPWVHRLCARVEWVVWAVFALDYLVRLAIAPARWAFVRSHPLDLLAVVLPMVQPLRLLRVVSTLLLVGRRARMAPQITLTTYVAGAVVGLMMFGSLAVLHVERDAPDGNIKTLGDAVWWSFTTMTTVGYGDHAPTTGLGRVLAVGLMLSGIALLGVVTANIAAWFIARFERDDAVERRQTELLEALALEVRELRAEVARLSAPPPAQAASEPPPPSAQAASELPAPTAPTA
- a CDS encoding TetR family transcriptional regulator — encoded protein: MTVVPGLRERKKQRTRDALIRVALELFTTQGFERTTVDEIADSVDVSQRTFFRYFATKEDVAFAVQQMVEERFVRALGERPPEEGPFDAMRNAVLSAWDTIGEAIAEVVPVELYLRTFQLIESTPALLAVHLRRSTEMEETIARLIAEREGLDVDEDPRPRIAVAAFSGVMRVTGQLWGRSEDPTLESMRELTGKYLDHLGPALAQRWRA
- a CDS encoding MFS transporter, producing MTSQTTVEKAPQGHGGDREPLAGPAKGLRGHPWLTLFAVAAGVMMVALDGTIVAIANPAIQADLGATLDQLQWITNGYLLALAVALITAGKLGDRFGHRQTFLLGIAGFAAASGAIGLSDSIAAVIVFRVLQGLFGALLMPAALGLLRATFPAEKLNMAIGIWGMVIGASTAGGPILGGFLVEHVSWQSVFFINVPVGVLALVLGLVILKDHRAENAPRSFDVFGIVLLSAAMGLLVWSLIQAGAEWGWGSASTWGCLIGAFVLFAVFAVWETKVQEPLIPLAMFRSVPLSAGVVLMVLMAFAFMGGLFFVTFYLQGVKGLGPIDAGLRLLPLTAMMIVSSPLAGALITKFGPRVPLVGGMVCTAVAMFGMITLDADTGTLAMSLWFALLGLGLAPVMVGATEVIVGNAPLELSGVAGGLQQAAMQVGGALGTAVLGAVMASKVSGSFADNWKDAGIPVPADPRLEQAAEFGMVPPELAKAPGMTPDMLSAIGKVIHETFLQGMGLAFTVAGAVAVVAALVATLTKRGANAEAGAGVGHI
- a CDS encoding peptidase inhibitor family I36 protein encodes the protein MYTKTFLAAAAVLTALVAAPAASSAAPGTAPAASPSAAVPAVAPGAAAPAATTLGACGPGQLCLWPKADFKGRAVTHELASVDIESCTALPAGMSAQALANRTGRPVTTYQSAECAETGEFETYPGRGTWVPQTPYKVRAFKLWER
- a CDS encoding alpha/beta hydrolase, which gives rise to MPSFDSSPTLSAWRMLLALAVVFVLLATTGWTTIRQQRTPGQIREQALAAWAHGRIGHRALPDPTAPARTIAAFFAAIGPAQGARLADAHPLVVGNLNGAPVTLRYRANRVSLARALAVERARVDDPRLTADGRLQARRLAHRFASLLRPGRQILAFDPTGTGRAAEVLGDLERARRVSVVVPGVDTNLLTFQRTARRYSAPVGMADSLYAAERRAAPGTRTAVIAWADYTAPVGVGIDAAIGRLAESGAVRLVGLTTALPGDAPVTLFCHSYGSVLCGVAAPRLPARVTDVVVAGSPGMRVQRAADLGTAARIWAMRDADDWIADVPHMDLGGVGHGADPVAPEFGARLLSAAGAEGHTGYFEPGTRSLENFAALGVGAYGRLTCAVAESGGPDPVAGDAADGSGDGTIGGDSACLRGISGVPVSPRA